In Electrophorus electricus isolate fEleEle1 chromosome 10, fEleEle1.pri, whole genome shotgun sequence, the genomic window ATAACTGTAAACAGTCATAACCATCTTCAAGAAAGTGTGGTATTCGCcgttcaacttttaacaatacATCGTATGGTGATTGAAACATTTGATTTTAACTATAgtgattttttaatttagttataACAAACTAATGCACAACTTTAGCAAGATTGATAAACCTGTGTTTTATTGGCCGATTTATTTCAATAAGGTTCAGTATGGTTCTGTCAGTAGGCCCCAGAAAGTTATATCCTGTTTTGAACAATATGATTTTCTGATTTCGGCATCACAGTGTTTCACGAAAAAATGTAGACTAAAAAGCCTGCTTAAACCATACGCCAGAGGGACCTTTGTGAAATACTACATGACAAGTGCGCATTGTATATGTTGTCCACGACCTCTTAAAagccatttattaaaataaatagttgACACATATTTAATGCTATTATGGAAACCTTTCAGTTAcgttaatttcatttttttatgtgaATAGTATAATAGTCCTATACgtaaacatatacatttatacaaataacattttctaaatatgaGGGCCGTTTACCATATTTTCGGGGGCCCGTGTTGTCCAGTTTAAACATACTCTATCTGCGTATACGCATTAAAAAGATACAACTATTCGGCCTTATAGACTATTTTGAAATGCAATTttaccatatttttaaaacaaataactgACCATAATTCTTCGATGAATATACCTTATCCATCataagaagtaaaaaaaaaacaaacaaaaaaacaaacaaaaaaaaaaaacacctaagAGTCTTCGCAGGTTCTGAATATTTAGTTTAACATCGATTCAGTATGTGGTGGTTTGACTAAATGGTGCCCCCGCCCCTTTATTTGATGGAGGATGAAGTGGAACTGGATGTCTACATCACTTTTTTGATGTCAAAGTACAGGactgtgttgtgatgtttttACGCTTGACATAATTCTAGCTTTTTAAAACGTCTTTTAAAAGGAAATTCACGAAAATCATGCAACAATTTTCAAAAACTAATTAATGAGACATTTGAACAGTTTGGTCATAAACTCCGGCAAGTGTTAATTCACATAAACGTAAGACAGCAGTGAGCTATAATAATTTTTTACACCATAATTTTGTCAGCAAGACCATGGAGTTATTTAAACAATAATAGATCCCGTTTTATTCACAACCGCCCGAGGTAAGGTTTTTATATCACAAAATACACCTGAACGAATGTAACCCattagagacagagactgggagtGCTTTTGGGAATTATACTCGTAGCCTAATTCTTGCTGTTGATTAAGAGCACTACAAACATGCGTCATCTAGtgaattattttgcttttttaatttattttgtcatcACGAAGTAGCATAgtaagatagagagaaagaattaGTCAATTTGTGcttaaaaaagacagaaggcATATTCTTGAATATACGTTTTATGtaagtaataaaatattactataacataaatataaatgtgacttTGCAGTCTACATTTTGCAATCAACATACAACCAATGTAGTAAACAAAACGTTTGTAATTCACTGCAACATAATTAACAGAGCCAAACAAAAATCTCCCAAcacatttaagaaataaatatatagatatataaatgGTCAAATtcataaatgaaatattaaaatatcttcTTGGAATTAGTAAGTGTACAAAACTGCCcggaagaaacaaacaaaaaaaatcaaaacaaatttagaacaaatacatatgtttacatattggacatatttacatattggAAATAATCATGacaactatttatttaaaatcttttctttttttggaaaaGTTGTATATCCACACGGTTTCAAATAACAGAATTGCAAAAATGAACACCTGCTTCAAGCTGCTCAGTGATCGATGTCTTGAGAAACGACACAAAACGCACAACTTACTCAGGATCCTTCTTTTATGTCCTGgtctcataaaaataaatagtccCACAACGGATCCTTTCATCACCGTCATGTCTTACGTTTTCTGCGTCTACAGGCCAGTGGGTGTGATTCGCAAAAACCATAAACTAACGGGCACAGCAGAGAGGATGTTCAGAGTGGGCCGATGTTAATTACGAAATAAGCAAAGGGATACAGCACGATATAAGGGCGCTGAAATTACCTGAGATATTACTTTTTCACTTTTGCCATTTCACTCTCAATAGGTTTAAGTGGTAAAGCCCGTTAAGAAACCTACCGATGCGAGATAGCTACatcattttgattatttatggaaactgtaaacaagaaaacattttgcacGATCTATCATTAAACTAACACGTTTTCGTTGGTATGGAAGAGATAAAACATTTGCAACCATATTAACGCAAGAATAAGTGCTCAtgaaaagagggaaaaagaaatcACGAATAGTGAAAGTACTCGAAAAGACGCTGTCCTCTCACGACGACAGTAGTGAAAGTACTCGAGAAGACGCTGTCCTCTCACGACGATGGTAGTTTTGATGGTGCCTGGGTTTGATATTTGTAAACACATATTTCCTGGAACACTTATCCAAATCATGGCTCAGTGGCTCTGACAAAATGTTCTGATTTTCTTTAGACTACTTAAAGGATAAACGAAAGCCCCAGAAtgaccagaaaaaaagaatacataAAAAGATTTTCAATAAGGAGAAACCTAAAAGTTAACACATCTGAAAGAACGTAAACACCACAAATGATATGACAACCACAATAAAACTGGTTAATCGTTTTAATCTAGGAAGCGTGACTCTGTCCAATCCGCGCACCTCCTTTGTTGATATATATTAGACAAACACCACCTCAGGTTAAGCCTGCGAGACCAAGGAGAAACCGTCTCTTTTGTGGCACATGACTCCCTCTGAGCAGCGCTAAAATTATCGTTTTGTTTTTCTCGGAATGCCCCCCAAATCAATGCGATTTTAGTGAAAACATGTATTGGTTTTGCCGAAATGTGCACGAAACTGAATCTGTAGTCATTCATGCAGTTCCCCCTTTATACTTGTGTCCCATCTACTGCTGTTACGCCAATCTCCGGTCACTGACAACAAACTATTTCTCCCAACTTTGCTTTGTGTCTTATCTCTTAAGATaacaaattcaaaattaaatactgTGAAATCCGTAGTCCTTTCCTTAtcgatgtttttttcttttcaaataagAGCATTGTTCAGGAAAGCAGTCACTGGACAGGACTCTGCAGTGAATGGTGAAGAGGGGGGGTCTCCGCTTGTGAATAAACGTCCTCCATGCTTGGATGAGGGACCCCCACGGGTGtcattcttttctctttctgtcttctgttacaAAACCAAACACGCACAACCTCTTTTTCCAGCTGCAGAGTGCCGGCTAAAGTGCTGATTTCGTGGGCAGAGGGTTTAGGACACTTTAAGAAATGGTTTTCCAGTGCCCCCTTTACCCCGACTTCGATAGAGGTCCTCTTCTTTCGTTTCCTGCCCTGTGCCGCTATCTTGTCCAGATTAGTTGGGCTGCCAGTGTTCGAATCTGTCTCCTCGAGCCATTTGTTAAGTAGTGGCTTAAGTTTGCACATATTCTTGAAACTGAGTTGCAGAGCCTCGAACCTACAGATTGTGGTCTGGGAAAACACGTTTCCATAAAGCGTGCCAAGCGCTAAGCCCACGTCCGCCTGCGTAAAACCAAGTTTGATGCGCCTCTGTTTAAACTGTTTGGCGAACTGCTCCAGGTCGTCGGAGCTGGGTGCGTCTTCATCAGAGTGGTCCTGGTGGTGGCTAAACGGCTGCTGAGGTGACTCCATCTGGTTGTCATGGCTACCCGCGTCGTCATGAAGCGGGTCCCGCATGCCGTGGTGCAGTGAGGGCTGTGGGCTTAACATGGTGTAGCCCGTCTGCGAATAGACTAGCGACTGATGACCGCTGGAGGCGGGGGAGAGTGGAGATAAGTGGTGTGTTGTAGTCGGTGCCCATGATCCGTGGTGGCTGTTTTGGGTTGGCTGGTGCACCAGGTGCGATCTATGATAACCGTTTCCCAGATCCTCTCGACTTGCCTGGACGCTGGCTTTGTGCTCCGGTTGCCCGATATGAGTGCCGCTTGTCCAGTCGGTGTTGGAGGTGGGCAGCCACTGGTGAT contains:
- the pou3f1 gene encoding POU domain, class 3, transcription factor 1, producing MATTAQYIPRNNSLPSNPLMHPDSDRMHQGTTYREVQKMMHHEYIGITASNTGHPMSLTHHQWLPTSNTDWTSGTHIGQPEHKASVQASREDLGNGYHRSHLVHQPTQNSHHGSWAPTTTHHLSPLSPASSGHQSLVYSQTGYTMLSPQPSLHHGMRDPLHDDAGSHDNQMESPQQPFSHHQDHSDEDAPSSDDLEQFAKQFKQRRIKLGFTQADVGLALGTLYGNVFSQTTICRFEALQLSFKNMCKLKPLLNKWLEETDSNTGSPTNLDKIAAQGRKRKKRTSIEVGVKGALENHFLKCPKPSAHEISTLAGTLQLEKEVVRVWFCNRRQKEKRMTPVGVPHPSMEDVYSQAETPPLHHSLQSPVQ